Proteins encoded by one window of Thermobaculum terrenum ATCC BAA-798:
- the lepA gene encoding translation elongation factor 4: MDQRFIRNFCIIAHIDHGKSTLADRLLQVTGTISEREMVEQVLDTMDLEREKGITIKARAVRMYYNAKDGNRYQLNLIDTPGHVDFSYEVSRSLAACEGAILVVDATQGIEAQTLANVYMALEADLEIIAVVNKIDLPSANVEGVMGEIEQLLGIPRSEILAVSAKTGLGVEDLLEAIVHRFPPPEGNPNSPLRALIFDSHYDPYKGVVAYVRIVDGKVSKGDQLRLMSTGKDTEALELGYFSPDLTASQSLDTGEVGYIATGLKVVSDCRVGDTITWSRNGATEPLPGYKPVKPMVFAGIFPVEGEDYSELRDALDKLKLNDASLTYEPVNSAALGFGFRVGFLGLLHMEIVQERLEREYGLDLLITAPSVEYEVETTDGQVLSIRNPNEMPPVQKIKEIREPWMQITVVTPSDYIGPVMDLITHRRGEFRNMEYLEEKRVMLTYDLPLSELVSDLYDQLKSRTQGYASLDYSFVGYRPADLVKLDVLVNGQVVDALSLIVHRDQAYSKGKALVEKLKELIPRQLFEIPIQAAIGSRVISRETIKAMRKNVLAKCYGGDVTRKRKLLEKQKEGKARMKMVGSVQIPQEAFMAVLRLNDQEESRT; encoded by the coding sequence TTGGACCAGCGCTTCATTAGGAACTTTTGCATTATAGCTCATATTGATCACGGTAAATCTACCCTAGCTGATAGGTTGTTACAAGTTACTGGTACTATCAGCGAACGTGAGATGGTTGAGCAGGTTCTTGATACGATGGACCTGGAGAGGGAAAAGGGAATTACGATCAAGGCTAGGGCTGTCAGGATGTATTACAACGCCAAGGATGGCAATAGGTATCAGCTGAACCTTATAGATACTCCGGGCCATGTGGATTTTTCCTATGAGGTAAGTCGAAGCTTGGCGGCCTGCGAGGGAGCAATCCTAGTAGTGGACGCAACCCAGGGTATCGAGGCCCAAACCCTCGCAAACGTCTATATGGCCCTTGAGGCCGATCTTGAGATTATTGCCGTGGTCAATAAGATCGATCTCCCCAGCGCTAATGTCGAGGGTGTGATGGGTGAGATAGAGCAGCTTCTCGGCATACCACGGAGTGAGATACTTGCGGTATCCGCCAAGACTGGTTTAGGCGTGGAAGATTTGCTGGAAGCTATAGTGCACAGGTTCCCTCCTCCAGAGGGTAATCCCAATTCGCCCCTTAGAGCATTGATATTTGACTCACATTACGATCCTTACAAGGGTGTTGTGGCTTACGTCAGGATTGTTGATGGGAAGGTATCCAAAGGTGATCAACTGCGATTGATGTCAACAGGAAAAGATACAGAGGCTCTTGAGCTTGGGTATTTCTCTCCGGATCTAACAGCCTCTCAATCTCTTGATACTGGGGAGGTAGGCTATATAGCTACGGGGCTTAAAGTTGTATCTGATTGTAGAGTAGGAGACACCATCACTTGGTCGCGTAATGGTGCTACTGAGCCGCTACCTGGATACAAGCCTGTTAAGCCTATGGTATTTGCCGGTATATTCCCTGTAGAGGGGGAGGATTACTCAGAGCTTAGAGATGCTTTAGACAAGCTAAAGTTGAATGATGCGTCTCTTACTTATGAACCCGTCAACTCTGCTGCTCTTGGGTTTGGATTTAGAGTTGGGTTTCTAGGTTTGCTTCATATGGAGATCGTTCAAGAGCGACTGGAGCGCGAGTATGGCCTGGATCTGCTAATAACCGCTCCAAGCGTAGAATATGAAGTGGAAACTACCGATGGGCAGGTATTGTCCATACGTAACCCCAACGAGATGCCTCCTGTGCAAAAGATAAAAGAGATAAGAGAGCCCTGGATGCAGATCACGGTGGTGACTCCTTCTGACTATATAGGTCCGGTTATGGATCTAATTACTCACCGACGTGGTGAGTTTAGGAACATGGAATACCTCGAAGAAAAACGTGTAATGCTTACTTATGATCTTCCGCTAAGTGAGCTGGTTTCAGATCTATACGATCAACTCAAGTCTAGAACTCAAGGCTATGCCTCTTTGGATTATTCATTCGTGGGGTACAGACCAGCCGATCTAGTAAAACTAGATGTATTAGTGAACGGTCAGGTGGTAGATGCATTGTCATTGATAGTTCACAGGGATCAGGCCTATTCCAAGGGAAAAGCTCTTGTTGAGAAGTTGAAAGAGCTTATACCTAGACAACTGTTTGAGATACCGATACAAGCAGCTATAGGGAGTAGGGTTATAAGCAGAGAAACCATTAAAGCTATGCGCAAAAATGTCCTTGCTAAGTGTTATGGTGGAGATGTAACTCGAAAACGCAAACTGCTGGAGAAGCAAAAAGAAGGTAAGGCTAGAATGAAGATGGTAGGGAGCGTACAGATCCCCCAAGAGGCCTTCATGGCAGTTTTGCGCCTGAATGATCAGGAGGAATCTCGTACATGA
- the mazG gene encoding nucleoside triphosphate pyrophosphohydrolase — protein sequence MIAEKKLVVVGLGPGDPGMLTIAGKKALEEADEVWVRTRKHPTLDHINFGDKLKSFDEIYDTFDSLDEVYRAIAERLRDRILAADISYLAYAVPGSPSAGERSVKLLRESLRDTPVNLKILPSVSALEAIMIELGLDPIDDGLQLVDASELEWLYELYPSAKSQYLNPTIPLLVTGVWNQSLASVTKLFLLSVYPPEWPIKVVRASVDSSHHELQLVDLDKYAKVDHLASVYVPPLAPDSPGSHFYQLTYITARLRGPGGCPWDREQNHYSIKRYLLEEAYEVIDALDKQDIDALEEELGDLLLQISLHSEIAYSESEFEIGDVIRFLTSKLIRRHPHVFGDIQVENASHVTRNWQMIKKSERSQKGEEEVSVLDGVPRALPALARAQSISVRAAKTGFEWDDARQLWEKVLEELEEVKDSAADELPMELGDLLFVLVNWARFHGIDAEESLRIATDKFEQRFREMERRARSQGKELEQLSIDEMDALWEEIKEQEKNVKLEA from the coding sequence ATGATTGCTGAAAAGAAGCTGGTAGTCGTGGGGTTAGGTCCGGGTGATCCTGGTATGTTGACTATAGCAGGTAAAAAGGCCTTGGAGGAGGCTGATGAAGTCTGGGTAAGAACTAGAAAACACCCCACCTTGGACCACATCAACTTTGGAGATAAGCTTAAGAGCTTTGATGAAATCTACGACACTTTTGATTCTTTAGATGAAGTATACAGGGCTATAGCGGAACGATTACGGGATCGCATACTTGCTGCAGATATTTCTTACCTGGCGTATGCTGTGCCTGGTAGTCCTAGCGCAGGAGAGAGGTCAGTCAAACTATTGCGTGAGAGTCTACGAGATACTCCTGTAAATCTTAAGATCCTACCTTCCGTATCTGCCTTAGAGGCTATTATGATTGAGTTGGGTCTGGATCCTATAGATGATGGTTTGCAGTTGGTCGACGCCTCGGAGCTCGAGTGGCTGTATGAACTATACCCTAGCGCTAAATCTCAATACTTAAATCCAACTATACCTCTCTTGGTGACAGGTGTTTGGAATCAGAGCCTTGCCTCAGTCACCAAGCTATTTCTCCTTTCTGTTTATCCTCCGGAGTGGCCTATTAAGGTGGTTCGTGCTTCTGTGGATAGCTCGCATCATGAGCTACAATTGGTAGATCTAGATAAATATGCTAAGGTAGATCATTTAGCATCTGTCTATGTACCTCCCCTGGCCCCTGACTCACCTGGATCTCACTTCTACCAGCTCACGTATATAACTGCTAGACTAAGAGGGCCAGGCGGTTGCCCTTGGGATAGAGAACAGAACCATTACTCTATCAAGCGCTATCTACTTGAAGAAGCTTATGAAGTGATAGATGCGTTGGATAAGCAAGATATAGACGCCTTAGAGGAGGAGTTGGGAGATCTCTTGTTGCAGATTTCCTTGCATAGCGAGATAGCATACTCTGAGAGCGAGTTTGAGATTGGCGACGTTATCCGCTTTCTAACCAGCAAGCTTATTCGTCGGCACCCGCATGTATTCGGCGATATTCAGGTAGAAAACGCTTCGCATGTAACTAGAAACTGGCAAATGATAAAGAAATCCGAGCGATCTCAAAAGGGAGAGGAAGAAGTCTCCGTTCTGGATGGAGTTCCTCGCGCGTTACCTGCATTAGCACGTGCTCAAAGCATCAGCGTCAGAGCTGCGAAAACGGGCTTTGAGTGGGATGATGCTAGACAGCTGTGGGAGAAGGTATTAGAGGAGCTCGAAGAAGTTAAGGACTCTGCAGCGGATGAATTGCCGATGGAGCTGGGGGATTTATTGTTTGTGCTCGTGAACTGGGCAAGGTTCCATGGTATAGATGCTGAGGAGTCCCTTAGGATAGCAACTGATAAGTTCGAACAGCGCTTTCGAGAGATGGAGAGGAGAGCTCGTTCCCAAGGCAAAGAGCTCGAACAACTATCTATCGATGAGATGGATGCCCTTTGGGAAGAGATCAAGGAACAAGAGAAAAATGTCAAGTTGGAGGCCTAA
- the aspS gene encoding aspartate--tRNA ligase gives MSKTWTCGELNTKHIGQEVTLYGWVNSRRDHGGVIFIDIRDRWGITQVVFSPDNQDAFRLAETVRSEWVISVTGTVRRRPPGTENPRMSTGEIELAASRLEVLNKSAPLPFDLDDDNLPDETVRLQYRYLDLRRPKMLRNLQLRHKVTKFIRDYLTARDFIEIETPILIKSTPEGARDYLVPSRLYPGHFYALPQSPQQLKQLLMVAGVERYFQIARCFRDEDLRADRQPEFTQLDLEMSFVTQEDILQLTEDLFTSLTEELTDKKILYKPFKRISYEESWNKYGTDKPDIRYGMEISDISDIVANTDFRVFKDTLAAGGTVRGFAVPEAASFTRRQLDDLTNLARSFGAKGLVWFAIDDLARGVEGVRSPVTKFFSDDQVVAIAHKLGANNGDLMLIVADKTLQALDVLGRLRSHMAHELGLVDQDVIAYAFIVDPPLFEWNEDEGRWDPTHHPFTAPYPEDEPLLDSDPGKVRAMAYDIVCNGYELGSGSIRIHKRDLQAKIFEILNYTPEDIEQRFGPLLKAFEYGAPPHGGIAPGIDRLVMVLADEPNIREVIAFPKNQAGVDLMLNAPSPVDEEQLRELHIEVRLPEPESSTADSKVQ, from the coding sequence TTGAGTAAGACTTGGACGTGTGGTGAACTAAATACCAAACATATAGGACAAGAAGTCACACTCTACGGTTGGGTCAATAGCCGTAGAGATCATGGCGGAGTGATATTTATAGACATACGAGATCGTTGGGGCATTACTCAGGTGGTGTTCAGCCCGGACAATCAGGATGCGTTTCGGCTAGCAGAGACCGTCAGAAGCGAGTGGGTGATCTCGGTAACTGGAACTGTCCGTAGGAGACCCCCAGGTACTGAGAATCCTCGTATGTCAACCGGAGAGATTGAATTGGCTGCATCTAGGTTAGAGGTGTTAAATAAGTCTGCACCTCTACCTTTCGATCTGGATGATGATAATTTGCCTGATGAGACTGTCAGGCTCCAGTATAGATATCTGGACTTGCGAAGACCTAAGATGCTTCGTAACCTCCAGTTGAGGCACAAGGTCACCAAGTTTATCCGAGATTACCTAACGGCCAGGGACTTCATTGAAATCGAGACTCCAATCCTTATCAAGAGCACGCCAGAGGGGGCTAGAGACTATTTGGTCCCTAGTAGGTTATATCCAGGACACTTTTATGCACTGCCTCAGTCTCCCCAACAGTTGAAGCAATTGTTAATGGTTGCTGGTGTGGAGAGGTATTTCCAAATAGCTAGGTGTTTTCGTGATGAAGATCTGAGAGCAGACAGGCAGCCAGAGTTTACACAGCTTGACTTGGAAATGTCCTTTGTAACGCAGGAAGATATACTTCAGCTTACCGAGGATCTCTTTACCAGCCTAACTGAGGAGCTCACAGATAAAAAGATCCTGTATAAGCCCTTCAAGCGCATATCCTACGAAGAGTCCTGGAATAAATATGGTACTGATAAGCCAGATATCAGATACGGCATGGAGATTTCGGATATTAGCGATATAGTTGCTAATACGGATTTCAGGGTTTTCAAGGATACTTTGGCTGCCGGAGGGACAGTACGAGGTTTCGCGGTCCCAGAAGCAGCCTCTTTTACTAGGAGACAGCTAGATGATTTGACAAATCTTGCTAGGTCTTTTGGTGCGAAGGGACTAGTATGGTTTGCAATCGATGACCTGGCAAGAGGTGTTGAAGGCGTCCGTTCTCCCGTAACTAAATTCTTCTCTGATGATCAGGTAGTCGCTATTGCTCACAAGCTCGGGGCTAACAACGGCGATCTAATGCTTATCGTAGCTGATAAGACTTTACAAGCTCTCGACGTGCTTGGTAGGCTAAGGAGCCATATGGCCCACGAACTTGGCTTAGTGGATCAGGACGTTATAGCCTACGCGTTTATAGTTGACCCGCCTCTCTTCGAATGGAATGAAGATGAGGGAAGATGGGATCCAACCCATCACCCGTTTACTGCTCCCTATCCGGAAGATGAGCCTCTGCTTGATAGTGATCCAGGTAAAGTCAGGGCTATGGCTTATGACATTGTCTGTAACGGATACGAGCTAGGGAGTGGCAGCATTCGTATTCATAAGAGAGATCTACAGGCGAAAATCTTTGAGATTTTGAACTATACTCCAGAGGATATAGAGCAGAGATTCGGTCCTCTACTGAAGGCATTCGAGTATGGCGCTCCTCCTCATGGAGGTATCGCTCCTGGGATCGATAGGCTCGTGATGGTTCTCGCAGATGAGCCGAACATACGCGAGGTAATAGCCTTTCCTAAGAACCAGGCTGGAGTTGATCTCATGCTGAATGCCCCATCACCAGTAGATGAAGAACAACTTAGAGAGCTACATATAGAGGTAAGGCTTCCAGAGCCTGAAAGCTCTACAGCTGATAGCAAAGTTCAGTAA
- a CDS encoding UDP-N-acetylmuramoyl-L-alanyl-D-glutamate--2,6-diaminopimelate ligase, translating into MDRAVPLNKLVKALPKAHIVGNYSDDTVVTGISADTREMKPGSIFVALPGFHVDGKKFIPNAIEKGAKAVVVEGSYQPDLQVPVIIVDNARLAFSRLAAEFWDNPSHKLKVIGVTGTNGKTTTTYMISSMLESADASTGFITTVDYKIANHQWKHEEHSTTPQPDRLHELLYRMLQAGVEYAVIESSSHGLKLHRLEDVAYDVAVFTNVTSEHLELHGTVEQYRLDKARLFQLLGNHPDKGCGKWGVINLDDPNAQLYIDSTKGKVFTYSQQDENADLIGNIIRRSEEGVTFRVHYKGNSTEINLPISGDYNVYNALAAIGVAITQNIPIDVCKSALERFTGVPGRMQVISMGQPFTVVIDYAHTEDSLEKVLITLKQRTRGRLFAVFGSAGERDPYKRAPMGKVAAKYADFMILTNEDPRGEDEMQILLDIAEGARSVGAIEGRDYICIPDRKAAIYEALSRASSGDTVLLAGKGHETTIETKNGFIPWDEAEIAKQALKDLGYTGK; encoded by the coding sequence ATGGACAGGGCCGTGCCATTAAACAAGCTTGTTAAAGCCCTCCCTAAGGCTCATATTGTCGGTAATTATAGCGATGATACAGTTGTAACAGGAATAAGCGCAGATACTAGAGAGATGAAGCCTGGCAGCATATTCGTAGCACTGCCAGGCTTCCATGTTGATGGTAAAAAATTTATTCCTAATGCAATCGAAAAAGGAGCAAAGGCTGTCGTAGTCGAAGGAAGTTATCAGCCAGATCTGCAGGTTCCAGTAATTATAGTAGACAACGCTCGTCTCGCATTTAGCAGGTTAGCGGCGGAATTTTGGGACAATCCAAGTCACAAACTGAAGGTCATAGGTGTTACCGGAACTAACGGTAAGACCACAACCACTTACATGATTAGCTCAATGCTCGAATCAGCAGATGCCTCAACAGGCTTTATTACAACTGTGGACTACAAAATCGCCAACCACCAATGGAAGCATGAGGAGCACAGCACTACTCCCCAACCGGACAGGCTACATGAGCTGTTATATAGGATGCTACAGGCGGGGGTAGAGTATGCCGTTATTGAAAGCTCTTCACATGGTCTGAAGCTGCACAGGTTGGAGGATGTTGCATACGACGTAGCAGTCTTCACTAACGTGACCAGCGAACATTTGGAGCTTCATGGGACCGTAGAGCAGTATAGGCTGGATAAAGCCAGACTATTTCAACTCCTTGGCAATCATCCAGATAAAGGTTGTGGCAAATGGGGTGTGATAAACCTCGATGACCCCAACGCTCAGTTGTACATAGACTCAACGAAAGGAAAAGTGTTTACCTATTCTCAGCAAGACGAGAATGCAGACCTTATAGGAAACATCATACGAAGATCAGAAGAAGGTGTAACTTTTAGAGTCCATTACAAGGGCAATAGCACGGAGATAAACCTACCCATATCCGGTGACTATAACGTCTACAACGCCCTTGCAGCAATCGGCGTAGCTATCACACAAAACATACCAATAGATGTCTGCAAGTCTGCTCTGGAAAGATTCACTGGAGTACCAGGCAGGATGCAAGTGATCTCTATGGGCCAACCCTTTACGGTTGTGATCGACTATGCTCATACAGAGGATTCTCTAGAGAAAGTACTGATAACACTCAAGCAACGTACCCGGGGAAGGTTGTTTGCCGTATTTGGCAGCGCTGGAGAAAGGGACCCATATAAGAGGGCCCCTATGGGAAAGGTAGCAGCAAAATATGCGGACTTCATGATTCTCACCAATGAAGACCCTCGTGGTGAAGACGAAATGCAGATACTGCTCGATATCGCTGAGGGAGCTCGGAGCGTAGGTGCTATCGAGGGCAGAGATTACATCTGTATACCAGATAGAAAAGCTGCAATATACGAAGCCCTATCCAGGGCAAGCAGTGGTGATACAGTATTGCTGGCGGGAAAGGGTCATGAAACAACCATAGAGACGAAAAACGGCTTCATCCCCTGGGATGAAGCCGAGATAGCTAAGCAAGCACTCAAGGATCTAGGTTACACCGGCAAATAG
- a CDS encoding HEAT repeat domain-containing protein yields the protein MGLTDSLKRLLTVEGPMHQQDLIYLSDLSWDQMQELEAIWYGAPASRRVQLIKQLQKLANDDVQYNFKRIFLFALEDHHPAVRKVAVEGLWEEDSPFILEKLEGILLNDSSLEVRVSAAGVLSNYAYKSAVGELDDEHASRLQEVLQEVVQQADDGSELQRKALEALAFFEEDPIADDYIERLYWEGGYEEQASALIAMGRSMNTKWSSTIIKELGNPHPKLRKEAARAAGEMALRESVPDLIRLTQEDTDKEAIHAAIWALGQIGTPQAKRMLRHIANSSNKDLQSAAEEALDEAMYSGDI from the coding sequence GTGGGGCTGACAGACAGTCTCAAAAGACTGCTAACAGTAGAAGGACCAATGCACCAGCAAGATCTGATATATCTATCGGATCTAAGCTGGGATCAGATGCAGGAGCTCGAAGCCATCTGGTATGGAGCTCCTGCCTCAAGGCGGGTGCAACTAATAAAACAATTACAGAAGCTGGCTAACGATGACGTCCAATACAACTTCAAGCGAATATTTCTATTCGCCCTTGAGGACCATCATCCGGCAGTCAGAAAAGTAGCGGTCGAAGGGCTATGGGAGGAGGACAGCCCATTCATTCTCGAGAAATTAGAAGGCATCCTGCTAAACGATAGCTCTTTGGAAGTTAGGGTTTCAGCAGCAGGAGTGCTGAGTAATTACGCTTACAAGTCAGCTGTTGGGGAGTTAGATGATGAACATGCAAGCCGGCTGCAGGAAGTATTGCAGGAGGTAGTACAACAGGCTGATGATGGCAGCGAGCTCCAGAGAAAAGCCCTAGAGGCACTAGCCTTCTTCGAGGAAGACCCCATAGCGGATGATTACATAGAACGTCTCTACTGGGAAGGTGGGTACGAGGAGCAAGCTAGCGCTCTCATCGCTATGGGCAGGTCCATGAATACCAAATGGTCCTCAACGATAATAAAGGAGCTTGGTAACCCTCATCCCAAATTGCGTAAGGAGGCAGCTAGAGCCGCTGGGGAGATGGCACTAAGAGAATCGGTCCCTGATCTTATAAGACTCACTCAAGAAGACACAGATAAAGAGGCCATCCATGCTGCTATATGGGCATTGGGGCAAATAGGAACACCACAGGCAAAGAGAATGCTCCGACATATAGCTAACTCGAGCAACAAGGATCTACAATCAGCAGCAGAGGAAGCTTTGGACGAAGCTATGTACTCAGGAGATATATAG
- a CDS encoding NAD(+)/NADH kinase, with product MINRVLILSHPMSEDASQLANKAIQLLHSYGLEVQHILNIREIEPDSYDPPQLVIAIGGDGTVLRAQRLGLKHRIPVLGVAAGRLGFLAEVPPQMLEEALKKVVNGEYRIEHRHTIQISHMRDNSCIGRYIALNDAVLARGTKPRSLAITVFVDGVLLAKYVADGIIAATATGSTAYSLAAGGPILSPELSELLLTPIAAHLSFVRSIILPSTSDIDLTLARPQEALLSVDGLVDTPVEYGDHLLVTGSPETAQFIRLTPPRHFYSQLVAKLQYNLQQTQQEK from the coding sequence GTGATTAACCGTGTCCTTATATTAAGCCACCCAATGAGCGAGGACGCCTCGCAGCTAGCTAATAAGGCCATCCAGTTACTACATAGTTACGGCCTTGAAGTACAACACATACTCAATATTAGAGAAATTGAGCCTGATTCTTACGACCCACCCCAACTTGTAATAGCTATAGGGGGCGATGGTACCGTACTACGTGCGCAGAGGTTGGGACTCAAGCATAGGATTCCGGTTCTAGGAGTCGCTGCTGGCAGACTTGGTTTTCTAGCCGAGGTTCCACCACAAATGCTGGAAGAGGCCCTCAAGAAGGTCGTAAATGGTGAATATCGAATAGAACACAGGCATACTATTCAGATCTCTCACATGCGAGATAATAGCTGTATCGGCAGATATATAGCATTAAACGATGCGGTTCTGGCCAGGGGAACCAAGCCCCGTTCCTTGGCTATAACAGTGTTCGTTGACGGTGTGCTCCTAGCAAAGTACGTAGCAGATGGTATTATCGCCGCTACTGCAACTGGTTCTACGGCTTACTCTCTTGCAGCTGGAGGCCCCATACTTTCACCAGAGCTTAGCGAGCTACTGCTTACTCCTATAGCTGCTCACCTAAGCTTTGTAAGGTCTATCATCCTTCCCAGCACTTCAGATATTGACCTAACGTTAGCCAGACCTCAGGAAGCGCTGCTATCCGTAGACGGTCTGGTAGATACACCCGTTGAGTATGGGGATCACCTGCTAGTTACGGGCAGTCCAGAGACAGCCCAATTTATCCGTCTAACTCCGCCCAGGCACTTCTATTCACAACTTGTAGCGAAGCTGCAGTACAACCTGCAGCAAACACAACAGGAGAAGTAA
- a CDS encoding TlyA family RNA methyltransferase translates to MSTPSNQDSIRLDKLMVELGLASSREKAQALISSGLVTVNGEKARSSDQRVRRGTKVIVKESLPYVSRGGYKLAYALDRFQIDVKDKVALDAGASTGGFTDVLLQRGAKKVYAVDVGYGQLDVKLRNDPRVVNLERTNIRFLDSLPELVDIVTADLSFISLVLVIPKLVSLSKEHADYLLLVKPQFEAGRHQVKKGVVKDPKVHNEVLHRIVESAKSEGLSLKGIVPSPILGPAGNVEFIAWFNRLHELDSTNIPMMIEAAISESEKIKTSKEHVSD, encoded by the coding sequence TTGAGCACACCCAGCAATCAGGATAGCATCAGGTTAGATAAACTCATGGTGGAGCTTGGTCTAGCAAGCAGCAGGGAGAAAGCACAAGCGTTGATTTCCTCAGGATTAGTGACAGTAAATGGGGAGAAAGCTCGTAGCTCGGATCAAAGGGTAAGGAGGGGAACTAAGGTAATAGTCAAGGAATCCCTCCCGTATGTAAGTCGCGGCGGTTATAAGCTGGCCTATGCATTAGACAGATTCCAAATAGACGTTAAAGATAAGGTAGCGCTAGATGCAGGAGCATCAACTGGTGGATTTACCGACGTGCTCCTGCAAAGAGGAGCTAAGAAAGTATATGCCGTGGACGTGGGATACGGTCAATTAGATGTGAAACTGCGTAACGACCCCAGAGTGGTAAATCTGGAGAGAACTAACATACGATTTCTTGACTCACTACCTGAGTTAGTAGACATAGTCACGGCGGATCTGTCATTTATATCCCTGGTTCTAGTAATCCCCAAACTAGTATCACTGTCCAAAGAACATGCGGATTACCTACTACTTGTAAAGCCGCAGTTTGAAGCAGGTAGGCACCAAGTAAAGAAAGGTGTAGTGAAAGACCCGAAAGTACATAACGAGGTACTTCATAGAATAGTTGAATCTGCTAAGTCAGAAGGGCTTTCCTTGAAAGGAATTGTACCATCACCGATACTAGGTCCTGCTGGAAATGTGGAGTTCATTGCTTGGTTCAATAGATTGCATGAGCTGGACTCTACTAACATACCTATGATGATAGAAGCCGCTATATCCGAGTCTGAAAAGATAAAAACCTCAAAGGAACATGTTAGTGATTAA
- the ruvC gene encoding crossover junction endodeoxyribonuclease RuvC, with the protein MRVLGLDPGTAIVGFGLVIFDGQSYQPEKYGVIRTPSKTPLPHRLLMIHEQLDELIEELKPEHVAVEEVFFARATTTALAVGHARGVILLTAAEHNLPIFEYTPLQVKQAIIGYGGAEKKQIQQFIKNLLRLESIPKPDDAADALAIAICHCNNYRLQSLIRPQGVVSD; encoded by the coding sequence ATAAGAGTACTAGGGTTAGATCCAGGAACAGCTATAGTAGGGTTCGGGCTGGTAATTTTTGATGGCCAGAGTTACCAGCCCGAAAAATACGGGGTAATACGCACCCCATCAAAGACGCCCCTACCACACAGGCTACTAATGATCCACGAGCAGTTGGACGAACTGATAGAGGAGTTGAAGCCTGAGCATGTGGCCGTAGAGGAGGTATTCTTTGCAAGAGCAACGACCACAGCTCTAGCCGTAGGGCATGCCAGGGGTGTGATACTGCTCACTGCAGCAGAGCACAACCTGCCTATATTTGAATACACACCGCTGCAAGTAAAGCAAGCAATCATAGGTTACGGTGGAGCAGAAAAGAAGCAGATACAGCAATTCATCAAGAATCTGCTGAGATTAGAATCCATTCCAAAGCCGGACGACGCTGCTGATGCACTTGCTATAGCTATCTGCCACTGCAATAACTATCGCCTGCAGAGCCTAATACGACCACAGGGAGTCGTGAGCGATTGA
- a CDS encoding YebC/PmpR family DNA-binding transcriptional regulator, translating to MAGHSKWAQIKRKKEATDARKGQIFTKISREIAVAVRQGGPDPEANYRLRLAIQKARSINMPADNIKRAIERAAGEGSNATNYEEITYEGYGPAGVAVLVETLTDNRNRTVSEIRNVFNRSGGRLGESGSVSWIFDEKGLIVVEPDNQHTADDIALAAIEAGAEDVTPLEDGTVEVYTQFQDLKSVEESLEQMGFKVASAEKVYIPNTYVEPSDTDAQSILKFIEKLEDLDDVQEVYTNMKTEADVAMNATG from the coding sequence ATGGCGGGCCATTCAAAGTGGGCCCAGATCAAGCGCAAGAAGGAAGCGACGGATGCGCGCAAGGGGCAGATATTTACCAAGATATCCAGAGAAATAGCAGTAGCCGTTAGACAGGGTGGTCCCGACCCTGAAGCCAACTACAGACTGAGATTGGCCATACAGAAGGCTCGAAGCATCAATATGCCTGCTGATAACATAAAGAGAGCCATAGAGAGAGCAGCTGGAGAAGGTAGCAACGCTACAAATTACGAAGAAATAACCTACGAAGGGTACGGTCCTGCAGGGGTTGCGGTTCTGGTCGAGACTCTTACAGATAACAGAAACAGAACGGTATCCGAAATAAGAAACGTGTTCAATAGGTCAGGGGGCAGACTAGGCGAATCCGGATCTGTATCCTGGATATTCGATGAAAAGGGATTAATCGTTGTAGAACCAGATAACCAACATACTGCAGATGATATTGCTTTGGCTGCTATAGAGGCAGGCGCTGAGGACGTGACACCCTTAGAGGATGGAACAGTAGAGGTATATACTCAATTTCAGGACTTGAAGTCCGTTGAGGAATCCCTGGAGCAGATGGGGTTCAAAGTAGCATCCGCCGAGAAGGTATATATACCTAACACCTACGTAGAACCCTCGGATACAGATGCCCAAAGCATACTCAAGTTCATAGAGAAGCTTGAAGACCTAGATGATGTTCAAGAGGTCTATACTAACATGAAGACCGAAGCGGACGTGGCCATGAACGCCACGGGTTAG